DNA sequence from the Antennarius striatus isolate MH-2024 chromosome 3, ASM4005453v1, whole genome shotgun sequence genome:
ACCGGGGAGCCCTGAACACCGGGAGGACCGCAGCGCGCAGACATGGGTTcgttccagtgtgtgtgtgtgtgtgtgtgtgtgtgtgtgtgtgtgtgtgtgtgtgcgtgtgcgtgtgtgcgtgcgctcACCTCTCTCTGTCTGATCGATTATTTCTGATACCCATCCATCAACATCTCCAGTTTCCATCGGtttgatgaggaagaggagcagaacCGGATGCGTCTCTTTATTTCACCGTGTTGACCTTTGCCAGACAGAACTGGAggtcatgtttgtttacatgtttgtttacatgtttgtttacatgttttgcTTACATGCTTTGTTTACAACACACCTCTAAAAGTTGCCCGTAGATTTTGAGGAAACTTTGCTGAAGGGCGGTGGggtttggaggaagaggaagagtgacCCGGGTCCAGATCCTTGACTCACCATCAATCAAAAACCAGTTAAAAGTATTTCTCCACGCTAAACAGATTCATTTGTACCGGATTCTGCACCTAAACTAAATCGcacctcctgattggctgaccctcatcatcatcagtcgAGAACTTTGATCTGATTTTCCTCTAAGGAGGATCTGGATCTGTGGTCTTTATGGAACCAAATGCCCATGATGACTGAATCTGCATTATCCCCGGCTGCCTGTAGGTGGCGCTTTCTCTGACCTCCACCCCTTGAACCACCCAAGACGACCCACCGCAGTGGATTCAGATCTGATCTTCCTGATCCCTTTATGTCTTTGTTTGCAGGACTTCTCCTTCTCGCTGTTCTGACCTTCGTGGTTCCTGCCTGGTtgtccgccgccgccgccgctccggGCGCCATCCGCGAGCGTCCCTGCCCCCAGAGCTGCAGATGTGACGGGAAAATCATCTACTGTGAATCCAACGCCTTCCGCGACGTTCCAAGCAACGTGTCCGTCGGCACGCAGGGACTGTCGCTGCGCTACAACAGCCTGGCCAACCTCCACGCGCACCAGTTTGCCGGCCTGAGCCAACTGGTTTGGCTCTACTTGGACCACAACTACATCAACGCCGTGGATGGACAAGCCTTCCATGGCATCCGAAGGCTCAAAGAACTGATTCTCAGTTCCAACAAGATCCAACTGCTCAAAAACAACACCTTTCTTGATGTTCCAAATCTACGCAACCTCGACCTTTCCTACAATAAACTGCAGGTTCTCCAACCCAATCAGTTCTTTGGTCTACGGAAGCTCCTCAGTCTACACATGCGGTCCAACTCATTAAAAACCATCCCGATGCGAATTTTCCTCGATTGCCGCAACTTGGAGTTTCTCGACATCGGCTACAACAGACTGCGAAGTCTGACGCGGAACGCCTTCGCGGGACTCCTCAAGCTCATCGAGCTCCATCTGGAGCACAACCAGTTCTCCAAGATCAACTTGGCTCACTTCCCCCGCCTGACTAACCTCAGGGCGCTCTATCTGCAGTGGAATCGCGTCAAGCTTCTGACCCAGGGTCTGCCCTGGATGTGGACCTCTCTGCAAAAGCTGGACCTCTCAGGAAACGAGCTCCAGGCGTTGGAACCGAGCACATTTCAATGCCTCCCCAACTTACAGACTCTCAACCTGGACTCCAACAAACTCAGCAATGTGTCGCAGCAGACGGTGGATACTTGGATCTCGCTCACCGCCATCAGCCTGGCTGGTAACTTGTGGTACTGTAACCCCAACATTTGCCCCCTGGCGGCCTGGCTGCAGGCCTTTAAGGGCAACAGGGAGTCCACTATGATTTGCGCCGGCCCGAAGGAGGCGCAAGGTGAGAAGGTGACCGACGTGGTGGAGACTTATAACGTCTGTACGGCAACACCGACCCCTATCCCGACTTCTAAGCCCCCAACTTCAACGGCTCAACCCGAGCCGGTGCCTCTTCCCACGGAGAAGACATCCTGGAACAGGACAGCCTCCCCCACTCCCACCGAGGCCTCCCCAACCTCCCCCATGCCGGATACAGAGTATGTCTCCTTCCACAAGATCGTTGCCGGCAGCGTGGCCCTCCTCTTATCGGTGACTATTATCCTGCTGGTCATCTACGTTTCATGGAAACGGTATCCCAGCAGCCTCAAACAGCTCCAGCAGCGCTCAGCGGGTAAAAAGCGGCAGAAAAAGTCACGGGAGGCAGAGCGCTCCCTGAATTCCCCGCTGCAGGAGTACTATGTGGACTACAAGCCTTCCCACTCAGAGACTATGGATGTGCTGGTTAATGGGACTGGACCCTACACATACACCATCTCAGGCTCCAGGGAATGTGAGGTATGAcctccaaaaatcaatttccaCTGCGAAGGCATGAGAGGTAAATTTCTAACAATCTGCTCGGCTTCCTTTCTCTGCTCTTGTCTGTGTCTGGGATAAGGAAATCAATGCACGGCGACTTGTTTCACGTTGCGCATGATTACCCAGCTGTTATCCTCTCCTAACCGCGAGAGGTTCGATAACCAAAGTGAGCGCACGTCACGTCGATTAGCTCATTGACTACTTTCACTTCAAACGCCTGACATCAAGTCGCCGTGCAGGTGGTCCCCCCCTATCCCGTGCATTTGCGACCACAGCAAACGCACATGTCGTACGAGTTTTGACATCCGTAAATATTCGCTCTGATAACGGCTGATGGTTTTGTGCTTCGAGCGATTGCGTGTTTAAGACTTCACTCGCTATTTTATCTTCAAACAGTCGCCACAGGCGAGAAAACACCATGAAGGCCTGCAGCCAAGTAGAGATACATTTCTGTCTGGGTTCTTTTAAACGTTTTAATCGTctcagacttttttttacccAGTTTAAGTCTGTTAGGATCCCCTCACATCTCTGGATCTGGACCTGCTGTAGGTTTTGAGATCAGGGGCCTCAATACAACCActaatcaatttatttatacttcttcttcttcttttcctttcggcttttcccttcagggtctccacagccaatcagtgtcctccatctaaccctgtcttctcatcctcttctctcacaccaactaccttcatgtcctctttcactacatccataaacctcctctttggtcttcctctaggcctcctgcctggcagttcaaaactcagcatccttctaccaatatattcactatctctcctctggacatgtccaaaccatctcagtctggcctctctgactttatctccagaacctctaacctCTGCTTGATTATCGTTTTCTTATGCTATGAATCCATTTTCCTTTATATAACAGCTTTTATCAGTTCTCTTCTAAACCTGTTTGTTGGTTTGAGAACTGGATCGtaaaaaaaactgctgaatAGGTTTCTGTGAAACTTTGTGGGAGGTTGGATCTTGGACCAGAATAGACTTCATTAAAGTTTGGTGTGGATCTGGATAAAAGCAGCTGACCCGGaataagtttttttgtttgtgacgctttaaacattttctttaattacTCAGGGAAAAATTATGGAAAAGAAAGGTACATTTGTGTGGTTGGTGTTTCAATGTAGGCTGTGGATCCATTATAAATCTGGATCTGCCagactttattttttctgaGCTAGTCTGGCAATAAATTATGGTTCCTCTGAGCTTGATCTTGGAACAGAATCAACTGAATTAAAAGTGACTGTGGAGCAATGCTGCTTTACTTctaactgtttcactgtgtgaacctggactgtttcactgtgtgaacctggactgtttcactgtgtgaacctggactgtttcactgtgtgaacctggactgtttcactgtgtgaacctggactgttttactgtgtgaacctggactgtttcactgtgtgaacctggactgtttcactgtgtgaacctggactgtttcactgtgtgaacctggactgtttcactgtgtgaacctggactgttttactgtgtgaacctggactgtttcactgtgtgaacctggactgtttcactgcgtgaacctggactgtttcactgcgtgaacctggactgtttcactgtgtgaacctggactgtttaacggtgtgaacctgaactgtttcactacgttaacctggactgtttcactgtgtgaacctggactgtttcactgtgtgaacctggactgtttcactgtgtgaacctggactgtttcactgcgtgaacctggactgtttcactgcgtgaacctggactgtttcactgcgtgaacctggactgtttcactgcgtgaacctggactgtttcactacgttaacctggactgtttcaccgtgtgaacctggactgtttgcaCCCTGATGATGCACCACTAGGTTACTGGCCTTGAACGAGCTAGCATCACTAGCCATCAGG
Encoded proteins:
- the LOC137592724 gene encoding leucine-rich repeat transmembrane neuronal protein 4, which gives rise to MGLLLLAVLTFVVPAWLSAAAAAPGAIRERPCPQSCRCDGKIIYCESNAFRDVPSNVSVGTQGLSLRYNSLANLHAHQFAGLSQLVWLYLDHNYINAVDGQAFHGIRRLKELILSSNKIQLLKNNTFLDVPNLRNLDLSYNKLQVLQPNQFFGLRKLLSLHMRSNSLKTIPMRIFLDCRNLEFLDIGYNRLRSLTRNAFAGLLKLIELHLEHNQFSKINLAHFPRLTNLRALYLQWNRVKLLTQGLPWMWTSLQKLDLSGNELQALEPSTFQCLPNLQTLNLDSNKLSNVSQQTVDTWISLTAISLAGNLWYCNPNICPLAAWLQAFKGNRESTMICAGPKEAQGEKVTDVVETYNVCTATPTPIPTSKPPTSTAQPEPVPLPTEKTSWNRTASPTPTEASPTSPMPDTEYVSFHKIVAGSVALLLSVTIILLVIYVSWKRYPSSLKQLQQRSAGKKRQKKSREAERSLNSPLQEYYVDYKPSHSETMDVLVNGTGPYTYTISGSRECEV